Proteins encoded within one genomic window of Thiohalorhabdus sp. Cl-TMA:
- a CDS encoding type II secretion system F family protein, whose protein sequence is MATYRFRAKDGQGYTVTGTIEADSPQEAAERLSAGQRVPLEIAEATDEADGGTGLRELWSRFNRQKVTLEELILFSRQMATLLRAGVPLIRALAGQVESVDNDRLREALQGARETLEAGRTLSDGLALYPDVFSALFVHMVRVGESSGNLEEVFDRMSGYLEQEKDTRDRARQAVRYPVMVVAAIAVAFIILNVFVIPQFVDMFSGLDAALPLPTQILIAISTTTRSLGWLILVVLVGTIFAARRYIGTARGRYRWDRLKLRLPIVGDIFTKLSMARFTRTFAITSRSGVPVMQGLNVVVGAVGNRYVGVVVEQIRNGVERGDSLANAARRSGVFPATVLQMLEVGEETGALDEMMEQVAAYYEREADLKIGNLSALIEPVLIAVIGAMVLLLALGIFLPMWDMSRALG, encoded by the coding sequence ATGGCCACCTACCGCTTCCGGGCAAAGGACGGCCAGGGCTACACCGTAACCGGCACCATCGAGGCGGATTCCCCTCAGGAGGCCGCGGAACGGCTCTCCGCCGGCCAGCGGGTTCCCCTGGAGATCGCCGAGGCCACGGATGAAGCCGATGGCGGAACCGGACTGCGGGAGCTGTGGAGCCGCTTCAATCGACAGAAGGTTACCCTGGAAGAGCTGATCCTCTTCTCCCGGCAGATGGCCACCCTCCTGCGGGCCGGGGTTCCCCTGATCCGTGCCCTGGCCGGCCAGGTGGAGTCGGTGGATAACGACCGCCTGCGGGAGGCTCTGCAGGGGGCGCGGGAGACCCTGGAGGCCGGGCGGACCCTCAGCGACGGTCTGGCCCTGTACCCCGACGTATTCTCCGCGCTGTTCGTCCACATGGTGCGAGTGGGGGAGTCCAGCGGCAATCTGGAAGAGGTCTTCGACCGCATGAGCGGGTATCTGGAGCAGGAGAAGGATACCCGGGACCGCGCCAGGCAGGCCGTCCGTTATCCGGTCATGGTGGTCGCCGCCATCGCCGTGGCCTTCATCATCCTGAACGTCTTCGTCATTCCGCAGTTCGTGGACATGTTCTCCGGCCTCGATGCCGCGCTTCCCCTCCCCACGCAGATCCTGATCGCCATCTCCACCACCACCCGGAGCCTCGGGTGGCTGATACTCGTGGTCCTGGTGGGCACGATCTTCGCGGCACGGCGGTACATCGGCACCGCCCGGGGACGCTACCGCTGGGACAGGCTCAAGCTGCGCCTCCCCATCGTCGGCGACATCTTCACGAAGCTGTCCATGGCACGGTTCACGCGGACCTTCGCCATCACCAGCCGGAGTGGCGTGCCCGTGATGCAGGGCCTGAACGTGGTGGTGGGGGCAGTGGGCAACCGGTATGTGGGCGTGGTGGTGGAACAGATCCGCAACGGGGTGGAGCGGGGAGACAGCCTGGCCAATGCGGCGCGCCGGAGCGGCGTGTTTCCCGCCACCGTGCTGCAGATGCTGGAAGTGGGGGAGGAGACGGGTGCGCTCGATGAAATGATGGAGCAGGTGGCGGCCTATTACGAACGCGAGGCGGACCTCAAGATCGGCAACCTATCCGCTCTGATCGAGCCGGTGCTGATCGCCGTCATCGGCGCCATGGTCCTGCTCCTGGCGCTGGGCATCTTCCTCCCCATGTGGGACATGAGCCGGGCCCTGGGGTGA
- a CDS encoding O-antigen ligase family protein, which translates to MSAVPSVPARAGPWLIPGLVAFGLGTGLFYNGLDHRYLFLAVSALWVALLAALWPGFRSHWSVPRSAVVGGVVLLWAFWGVSLTWSTVPYTSAIYYWWLGTLPVTFLLLVLAREPDRVLRGTLSLLGVLVLLLGLAALIQYYGFPEIRRARWPFLNPNSLAGLLNLFLVPAFWAFFRSARRGRSILALLAACILFAGVLATGSRGALVGLAVGAGVLLGVGVRVTPLVRRRRTAVLVLALSAVFTVMSLTGPSDLGERVRSLSDPAAEGSWRTRLHLWSATWHMVQDHPWLGTGLGTFFLHFPRYRHPEDGSGGYYAHMDPLQFWAETGIAGPLLFYLILIGVLARTVRALRAPGVEPERKLGILGWFGGLLAVAVHTHITFHLYLLPTLIALGAALAAWYRLTEQALETERRRVALPRAVRPWLFQGLAAMIASQAAFQTFLPVWVETAQANARQRITSGEYTRGLRHLNAITRFAPHYDGVYLAKAELILRILKGTPTLAREKQRSLFREGLRDLRRAERRNALRPQAPYLRGALWGSAGWQSPTVRRDRARAAWREALGRDPRFLPARHALARLEWRSGNRERALALVRDALAWRYPGAGKASLYRQGAQWLFELGRRERARSFLREAQRIGEGFRRDTVPEGDPTPVDGAHSEKSAFLNALPVRFPGKP; encoded by the coding sequence GTGAGTGCCGTTCCCTCTGTGCCGGCGCGGGCTGGCCCCTGGCTGATTCCCGGGCTCGTGGCCTTCGGCCTGGGTACGGGTCTGTTCTACAACGGTCTGGACCACCGGTACCTGTTCCTGGCCGTATCGGCGCTCTGGGTGGCGCTTTTGGCGGCTCTCTGGCCCGGTTTCCGGAGCCACTGGTCGGTTCCCCGATCGGCGGTGGTCGGCGGCGTGGTCCTGCTCTGGGCCTTCTGGGGAGTGAGCCTGACGTGGTCCACGGTGCCGTATACCAGCGCCATCTACTACTGGTGGCTCGGTACCCTGCCGGTGACCTTCCTGCTCCTGGTGCTGGCCCGGGAGCCCGACCGCGTGCTGCGCGGAACCCTGTCCCTGCTGGGCGTTCTCGTGCTGCTCCTGGGGCTGGCGGCGCTGATCCAGTACTACGGCTTCCCCGAGATCCGCCGGGCCCGCTGGCCCTTCCTGAATCCCAACTCCCTGGCGGGACTCCTGAATCTATTCCTGGTGCCCGCCTTCTGGGCCTTCTTCCGGAGCGCCCGGCGGGGGCGGAGCATTCTGGCGCTGCTGGCGGCCTGTATCCTGTTCGCCGGTGTGCTGGCCACGGGGAGCCGGGGTGCCCTGGTGGGGCTGGCGGTAGGTGCCGGCGTGCTTCTGGGGGTCGGCGTCCGAGTGACGCCGCTGGTCCGGCGCCGCCGTACGGCCGTCCTGGTGCTGGCCCTCTCCGCGGTATTCACGGTTATGAGCCTGACCGGTCCGAGCGACCTGGGGGAGCGGGTGCGCTCCCTTTCCGACCCCGCCGCGGAGGGAAGCTGGCGGACCCGCCTCCACCTCTGGTCCGCCACGTGGCACATGGTCCAGGACCACCCTTGGCTGGGTACCGGACTGGGCACTTTCTTCCTCCACTTTCCGCGATACCGCCACCCGGAGGACGGCTCGGGCGGCTACTACGCCCACATGGACCCCCTGCAGTTCTGGGCGGAGACCGGCATTGCGGGCCCTTTGCTGTTCTACTTGATCCTTATCGGGGTGCTGGCGCGCACGGTGCGCGCCCTGCGTGCTCCCGGGGTCGAGCCGGAGCGCAAGCTCGGCATCCTGGGCTGGTTCGGTGGTCTCCTGGCGGTGGCCGTGCACACCCATATCACCTTTCATCTCTATCTGCTCCCCACGCTGATCGCGCTCGGAGCCGCACTGGCGGCCTGGTACCGGCTCACCGAACAAGCATTGGAGACGGAGCGGCGCCGGGTCGCGCTGCCTCGCGCGGTCCGGCCCTGGCTGTTCCAGGGCCTGGCGGCGATGATCGCCTCTCAGGCCGCTTTCCAGACCTTCCTCCCGGTCTGGGTGGAAACCGCCCAGGCCAACGCGCGCCAGCGGATCACATCCGGGGAATATACCCGCGGCCTGCGCCACCTGAACGCCATTACCCGGTTCGCGCCGCATTACGACGGCGTCTATCTGGCCAAGGCCGAGCTTATCCTGCGCATCCTCAAGGGCACGCCGACCCTCGCCCGAGAAAAGCAGCGCTCTTTGTTCCGGGAAGGACTCCGGGACCTGCGCCGGGCGGAACGGCGCAATGCCCTGCGTCCGCAGGCACCCTACCTGCGGGGCGCCCTATGGGGTTCGGCCGGCTGGCAGTCTCCGACCGTACGCCGGGACCGGGCCCGCGCGGCCTGGCGGGAAGCGCTGGGCCGGGATCCCCGGTTCCTCCCGGCCCGACACGCTCTGGCCCGGCTGGAATGGCGCAGCGGCAACCGGGAGCGGGCCCTGGCGCTTGTCCGCGACGCTCTGGCTTGGCGGTATCCGGGCGCCGGTAAGGCCTCCCTGTACCGGCAGGGGGCGCAATGGCTGTTCGAGCTCGGGCGGAGGGAACGGGCCCGAAGCTTTCTCCGCGAGGCCCAACGGATCGGAGAAGGCTTCCGCCGGGATACGGTCCCCGAGGGGGACCCGACACCGGTGGATGGGGCGCATTCCGAAAAGTCCGCATTCCTCAATGCCTTGCCCGTCCGCTTTCCGGGAAAACCCTGA
- a CDS encoding pilus assembly FimT family protein yields MSGRGEAGFTLIELVVVITILGILAATALPRFVNMQDDAHQAAVKGATGGLQGGVSLAHSKALVVGLPSSGNNKDIQLDSNASVAVNDKGWPIAGAGGTAGGPGCVSVWNQVMQNPPSLSGTDADYSASHSGSQCTYKYQKGGGNPEITYNHNNGTVSNDL; encoded by the coding sequence ATGTCCGGGCGAGGGGAAGCGGGCTTCACGCTCATCGAGCTGGTGGTGGTAATCACCATTCTGGGAATATTGGCGGCAACCGCCTTGCCGCGTTTCGTCAACATGCAGGACGACGCCCACCAGGCGGCGGTCAAGGGGGCCACCGGAGGACTGCAGGGTGGGGTGAGCCTGGCTCATTCCAAGGCGTTGGTCGTGGGCCTGCCCAGCTCGGGTAACAACAAGGACATCCAGCTCGATAGCAACGCATCTGTTGCGGTCAATGACAAGGGGTGGCCCATAGCCGGGGCGGGCGGTACGGCAGGTGGGCCGGGCTGTGTCTCCGTCTGGAATCAGGTCATGCAGAACCCTCCTTCTCTGTCGGGTACCGATGCCGATTACTCGGCGAGCCACAGCGGCTCTCAGTGTACCTATAAGTACCAGAAGGGCGGCGGGAACCCAGAAATTACCTATAATCATAACAATGGCACTGTCTCCAACGACCTGTGA
- a CDS encoding prepilin-type N-terminal cleavage/methylation domain-containing protein, which translates to MADHLSCVRPPSPRGFTLIELVVVIVIVGILAAIALPRFLGMQNEARIAATKGNLGAIRGGIALAHGKIIANGNNTGATGTNPDWPTAAELRANELDRPGYPKLDGLRIYQSSASGGATQLPPVQLPDMANAGSRPDELVVRSANDARQRVGQTGGNASRWAYYPGDNANSNLEAVFYVLDGRGIRANQDGDGQTPNLW; encoded by the coding sequence GTGGCTGACCATTTGAGCTGCGTCCGGCCCCCATCGCCCCGGGGCTTCACCCTCATCGAGCTGGTGGTGGTCATCGTGATCGTTGGCATCCTGGCCGCCATCGCCCTGCCGCGGTTCCTGGGCATGCAGAACGAGGCCAGGATCGCCGCCACCAAGGGCAACCTCGGCGCCATCCGGGGCGGCATCGCCCTGGCACACGGCAAGATCATCGCCAACGGCAACAACACCGGGGCAACCGGCACCAATCCCGACTGGCCCACCGCCGCCGAGCTGCGCGCCAACGAGCTGGACAGGCCCGGATACCCCAAGCTGGACGGGCTCCGCATCTACCAGAGCTCGGCCTCGGGCGGGGCCACCCAGCTCCCGCCGGTGCAGCTTCCCGACATGGCGAACGCCGGTTCCCGGCCGGACGAGCTGGTGGTCCGGTCCGCCAATGACGCCCGCCAGCGCGTCGGACAGACGGGCGGCAACGCATCCCGGTGGGCCTACTATCCGGGGGACAATGCGAATTCCAACCTGGAGGCGGTCTTCTACGTCCTGGATGGACGCGGTATCCGGGCCAATCAGGATGGCGACGGGCAAACCCCCAACCTCTGGTAG
- a CDS encoding pilus assembly FimT family protein has protein sequence MRDRGAFPSPRGYTVIELVTVIVILGVLAAVGLPRFFDSGDYAARAGVDQTLGALRFAQQQAMSRLRRIRVETAGQSVRLEYCDTALTRGTTCGGAGGSWRPVRLPQRAANRWTIGVPITSATFHFNSLGRLVDSAGSPRDDDPDLTVGSGRIVRLVGETGFAYAP, from the coding sequence GTGCGCGACCGGGGTGCATTCCCCAGCCCGCGCGGTTATACGGTGATCGAGCTGGTGACGGTGATCGTTATTCTGGGCGTGCTGGCTGCCGTCGGTCTGCCGCGCTTCTTCGATTCCGGTGACTACGCCGCCAGGGCGGGTGTGGATCAGACCCTGGGCGCCCTGCGGTTCGCCCAGCAGCAGGCCATGTCACGTTTACGGCGCATCCGGGTGGAGACCGCGGGCCAGTCGGTCCGTCTCGAATACTGCGATACCGCCCTGACGCGGGGCACCACGTGCGGCGGAGCGGGCGGGAGCTGGCGGCCGGTGCGGCTTCCCCAGCGCGCCGCTAACCGCTGGACTATCGGGGTGCCGATCACCAGCGCCACCTTCCATTTCAACAGCCTGGGCCGCCTGGTGGACAGCGCCGGGAGCCCCCGCGACGATGATCCCGACCTCACCGTGGGCAGTGGACGGATCGTGCGCCTGGTGGGGGAAACGGGGTTCGCTTATGCGCCCTGA
- a CDS encoding prepilin-type N-terminal cleavage/methylation domain-containing protein, whose amino-acid sequence MRPEAGRSSSAVSPRGLTLVELVVAIVVIGVGVTAVLGLIGSASRNSPGPQLRIRAVELAQSYLDEIRAVRWDERLASRSGCVDSGGSTNCPGGPDAACTAGGGCMPDGGESHADGQRSLLDDVDDFDDLAEGTACGYTYPLRESSGQDRSDRYRGYCVAVDVAFDDALNGVPAADAKRVDVHVRTPVSSCSDPRACGMTFTTFRLNF is encoded by the coding sequence ATGCGCCCTGAAGCGGGCCGCTCTTCCAGCGCAGTCTCCCCACGGGGCCTTACCCTCGTCGAGCTGGTGGTGGCCATCGTGGTCATCGGCGTCGGCGTGACCGCCGTTCTCGGCCTGATCGGCTCCGCCAGCCGCAACAGCCCCGGACCGCAGCTGCGCATCCGGGCCGTGGAGCTGGCCCAGAGCTACCTGGACGAAATCCGCGCGGTTCGCTGGGACGAGCGGCTCGCTTCCCGCAGCGGCTGCGTGGACTCCGGCGGCTCCACCAACTGCCCCGGGGGGCCGGACGCGGCCTGCACAGCCGGCGGTGGCTGCATGCCCGATGGCGGGGAATCCCACGCGGACGGCCAGCGGAGCCTGCTGGACGACGTGGACGACTTCGATGACCTGGCGGAGGGGACCGCCTGCGGATACACCTACCCCCTCCGGGAATCCTCCGGCCAGGACCGGTCCGACCGCTATCGGGGCTACTGCGTGGCCGTGGACGTGGCCTTCGACGATGCATTGAACGGGGTCCCGGCGGCGGACGCCAAGCGTGTCGATGTCCACGTCCGGACCCCCGTGTCCTCCTGCTCCGACCCGAGGGCCTGCGGCATGACCTTCACCACCTTCCGGCTCAACTTCTGA
- a CDS encoding type II secretion system protein, with the protein MPGAGRTNRADSPGFSLMELVVVILLVGILGGIGSAIIGNFAGGYTSGAERQLLAGHGRVAVERITREIRGAVPNSVTPFDAGEGAGSGLLLIRGAMGGRYRVTGPSDSRLEFGAGHAGDTFQAYGLKGLESPGSGAEYQLFVYPMGPDDLFGALPGSGARARLADPNVNGNTGYDTRTIALETGQYFERGSPNRRIFAARSVLAFCKRGELLALHERQLAAIGDGSIDPADFCNGTGAPVLVNRVDALEFEYQQGHQSRKALVRFYLRLGSADESVDFLQEVHIKNVP; encoded by the coding sequence ATGCCGGGTGCCGGCCGCACCAACCGGGCTGATTCGCCCGGATTCTCCCTCATGGAGCTGGTGGTGGTGATCCTCCTGGTGGGCATCCTGGGCGGCATCGGGAGCGCCATCATCGGCAATTTCGCCGGAGGCTATACCTCCGGGGCCGAGCGGCAGCTCCTCGCCGGGCACGGCCGGGTCGCCGTGGAGCGGATCACCCGGGAGATCCGCGGGGCGGTGCCCAATTCGGTCACCCCCTTCGACGCCGGGGAAGGGGCGGGGAGCGGGCTGCTACTGATCCGGGGGGCCATGGGCGGACGCTACCGGGTGACCGGGCCGTCGGACTCCCGGCTTGAATTCGGCGCCGGCCATGCGGGGGATACCTTCCAAGCCTATGGCCTGAAAGGGCTCGAGAGCCCCGGGAGCGGCGCCGAGTATCAGCTGTTCGTCTATCCCATGGGACCGGACGACCTCTTCGGCGCCCTGCCGGGGAGCGGTGCCCGGGCCCGTCTGGCCGATCCCAACGTGAACGGCAATACCGGGTACGACACCCGGACCATCGCCCTGGAGACCGGGCAATACTTCGAGCGCGGCTCGCCCAACCGGCGTATCTTCGCCGCGCGCTCCGTGCTGGCCTTCTGCAAGCGGGGCGAGCTGCTCGCCCTGCACGAGCGTCAGCTGGCGGCCATCGGCGACGGATCCATCGATCCGGCGGATTTCTGCAATGGCACGGGCGCGCCTGTTCTGGTCAACCGGGTGGATGCCCTGGAGTTCGAATACCAGCAGGGCCACCAGAGCCGCAAAGCCCTCGTGCGCTTCTATCTCCGCCTGGGGAGCGCGGACGAGTCCGTGGATTTCCTCCAGGAGGTGCACATAAAGAATGTCCCCTGA
- a CDS encoding pilus assembly PilX N-terminal domain-containing protein: MSPDSRTHSESGVGLVAAVFVIVVLGLLGSALVRLTVTEQASVGREMASLQAFLAAETAVQWGLYHSLNPSGGPSSLPGGGLFAATPPGGLRGCGSSRVLPGTNPPERFGPLYRFRAEGLCYPGRTETTRRQVEVRFQEDG; this comes from the coding sequence ATGTCCCCTGATTCCCGCACCCACTCGGAATCCGGCGTGGGGCTCGTCGCCGCGGTGTTCGTCATCGTCGTGCTCGGGCTGCTGGGGAGCGCCCTGGTGCGGCTGACGGTCACGGAGCAGGCGAGCGTAGGCCGGGAGATGGCCTCCCTGCAGGCGTTTCTCGCCGCCGAGACCGCCGTGCAGTGGGGGCTTTACCACAGTCTGAATCCCAGCGGGGGGCCGAGCAGCCTTCCGGGGGGCGGGCTCTTCGCCGCCACGCCGCCCGGCGGGCTGCGTGGTTGCGGAAGCTCGCGAGTCCTTCCGGGGACGAATCCGCCCGAGCGGTTCGGTCCGCTGTATCGGTTCCGCGCCGAAGGGCTCTGCTATCCGGGGAGAACGGAGACCACCCGGCGGCAGGTGGAAGTGCGCTTCCAGGAGGATGGGTAG
- a CDS encoding DUF6701 domain-containing protein: MRSQANINEITFSGASVEFVELEILENDVSVSGWRACYVSKNVGPDCVPLGNGAFTVHPDGSFQDTFFSPYYAQTWLVYPFPNPTPNSTYGEVVLLDGSDRVLDYLRYCKDLSGNKCERYWQVSGACGADFEHGSTNVKDISRRTDGDGPWEETTEETQGETNTEPQSPDPAEAVAYYAMEEAEWDGTTGEVRDSSSSGNHGTASGLADTVADAKAGCRAGRFPLDLLLPRNAVDTGLDVDGEIGSQGTIAFWYKANRDWDAGGGNWLVDGSSWGALSVDIPFHFRLDGSGALEFTLADEAGSAYAVTSGAFSGLAGTWVHLALTWRVSPNFQELAIYKDGDRIASQTWSRGGTRLADVAELFLGDARWLGNSARGLLDEAYIFSGQLTEQQIRDLMGRSRDCNITLDQFRIDHDGAGINCLPETVTLAAVGSSGTPVPDYTGTVTLSTSTGNGTWTLQSGNGTLSDPSADDGTATYTFAAADGGEVTLALRNTHRERLNIDAADGTVSDVDDSGDMVFRPYGFLVTPDPLPDQVAGRAFDLTLTAAGEIPSDPGCGVIEEYSGDQELRFWTVHENPASGIESVTVDGTAIPDSEAAAGDRTVRFTDGRAQVRVNYPDAGSIRIRVKDETGIGEPPAGSGSEVIGGSDAFVWRPFGFDVQVPADTAETGPSGAVLAAAGQPFTAGVRAVVWQAADDADGNGAPDSGADLADNATTPNFGNETNPETVELAPAVVAPASGENGDLVNAAFDFSPAGASGGVSRSDVEWSEVGYVELAASLMDGDYLGAGGIAGRARQVGRFIPHHFRLSAPGLTNRADLTGCADPFTYIGEPFDMRFTLTAENRHATPTANFRGDYARLDSAAELSPGATDGNRTLTGSLSVANAAFSAWADPVTGTGPGSAEVSLRLSLVRDGPEGPYAPFRVGIAPRDEDGVTLQSYDLDLDGDGGDDHALVDRTELRYGRLYIQNAHGPETENLEVPVLAQYFTGTHFERNVQDGCTPLSRSGQSGTGRIRLSDGGGWVNADQAVGLRGGSGGQTEGTAVTGIDGGNGILTLLAPGAGSTGYAEVRVELGAHPWLRGDWDNDGSHSDDPEARAVFGRYRGDDRILYWQEIFP, encoded by the coding sequence GTGAGAAGCCAGGCGAACATCAACGAGATCACCTTCTCGGGGGCGAGCGTCGAGTTCGTCGAGCTGGAGATCCTCGAGAACGACGTTTCGGTAAGCGGCTGGCGGGCATGCTATGTCTCCAAGAACGTGGGCCCCGATTGCGTCCCGCTGGGCAACGGCGCCTTCACTGTCCATCCGGATGGCTCCTTCCAGGACACGTTCTTCAGCCCCTATTACGCACAAACCTGGCTCGTATACCCCTTCCCCAATCCGACGCCCAACTCCACCTACGGCGAGGTGGTGCTGCTCGATGGCTCCGACCGGGTATTGGATTACCTGCGGTACTGCAAGGATCTGTCAGGCAACAAGTGCGAACGGTACTGGCAGGTCTCCGGCGCCTGCGGCGCCGATTTCGAGCACGGCAGCACCAACGTGAAGGATATCTCCCGGCGTACGGACGGCGATGGTCCCTGGGAGGAGACCACCGAGGAAACCCAGGGGGAGACCAACACCGAGCCGCAGTCCCCGGATCCCGCCGAGGCGGTGGCGTACTACGCCATGGAGGAAGCCGAGTGGGACGGCACTACCGGAGAGGTCCGGGACAGCAGCAGCTCCGGGAACCACGGTACCGCAAGCGGCCTGGCGGATACCGTGGCGGACGCCAAGGCAGGGTGCCGGGCCGGTCGGTTTCCCCTTGATCTTTTGCTGCCGCGCAACGCCGTGGATACCGGACTGGACGTGGACGGGGAAATCGGCAGCCAGGGGACCATCGCTTTCTGGTACAAGGCGAACCGGGATTGGGATGCCGGTGGCGGAAACTGGCTGGTGGACGGATCTTCCTGGGGCGCCTTGAGCGTGGATATCCCCTTCCACTTCCGCCTGGACGGCAGCGGGGCCCTGGAATTCACCCTGGCGGACGAAGCAGGCAGCGCCTATGCGGTCACCTCCGGCGCTTTCTCCGGACTGGCCGGGACCTGGGTGCACCTGGCACTGACCTGGCGGGTCAGTCCCAATTTCCAGGAGCTGGCGATCTACAAGGACGGCGACCGTATTGCCAGTCAGACCTGGTCCCGGGGCGGCACGAGGTTGGCCGATGTTGCCGAGCTCTTTTTGGGAGACGCCCGCTGGCTGGGCAATTCGGCAAGGGGCCTGCTGGACGAGGCCTATATCTTCAGCGGCCAGCTGACGGAGCAGCAGATCCGGGATCTCATGGGCCGTAGCCGCGATTGCAACATCACCCTGGATCAGTTCCGGATCGACCACGATGGCGCGGGCATCAATTGCCTGCCGGAGACCGTGACCCTTGCCGCCGTGGGCAGCTCCGGCACGCCGGTTCCCGATTATACCGGAACCGTTACGCTGTCCACCTCCACCGGTAACGGCACGTGGACCCTCCAATCCGGTAATGGCACCCTCTCGGATCCGAGCGCCGATGACGGCACCGCCACCTACACTTTCGCCGCGGCGGACGGGGGCGAGGTGACCCTGGCGCTCCGCAACACCCACCGGGAGCGCCTGAACATCGACGCAGCCGACGGCACGGTCAGCGACGTCGATGATTCGGGGGATATGGTTTTCCGGCCCTACGGGTTCCTGGTTACCCCGGACCCTCTTCCCGACCAGGTGGCCGGTCGGGCCTTCGATCTGACCTTGACCGCCGCCGGCGAGATCCCCTCCGATCCCGGGTGCGGGGTGATCGAGGAGTACAGCGGCGACCAGGAGCTTCGCTTCTGGACCGTGCACGAGAACCCCGCTTCGGGGATCGAATCGGTGACCGTGGACGGTACGGCGATTCCGGACAGCGAAGCGGCGGCCGGGGACCGGACCGTGCGTTTCACGGATGGTCGGGCGCAGGTGCGCGTGAACTATCCGGATGCCGGCTCCATCCGTATCCGTGTCAAGGACGAGACCGGCATCGGTGAGCCGCCCGCCGGCAGCGGGAGCGAGGTGATCGGCGGCTCCGACGCCTTCGTCTGGCGGCCGTTCGGGTTCGATGTGCAGGTGCCCGCGGATACCGCGGAGACGGGGCCCTCCGGGGCGGTACTGGCCGCTGCGGGTCAGCCCTTCACCGCCGGGGTCCGCGCGGTGGTCTGGCAGGCCGCCGATGACGCGGACGGCAACGGGGCTCCGGATTCCGGGGCCGATCTCGCGGACAACGCCACCACGCCGAACTTCGGCAACGAGACCAATCCGGAAACCGTGGAGCTGGCTCCCGCCGTCGTCGCGCCGGCCTCGGGAGAGAACGGCGATCTGGTCAATGCGGCCTTCGATTTTTCGCCCGCGGGCGCCAGCGGCGGGGTCAGCCGTTCGGACGTGGAATGGAGCGAGGTGGGCTATGTGGAGCTGGCGGCATCGCTCATGGACGGGGATTACCTGGGGGCGGGCGGGATCGCCGGGCGGGCCCGGCAGGTGGGCCGTTTCATTCCCCACCATTTCCGCCTGTCCGCGCCCGGCCTGACGAACCGCGCCGACCTTACGGGATGCGCGGACCCGTTCACCTATATCGGCGAGCCCTTCGACATGCGGTTCACCCTGACCGCGGAAAACCGGCACGCGACCCCCACGGCCAATTTCCGGGGCGACTATGCCCGCCTGGATTCGGCCGCGGAGCTGAGCCCGGGGGCTACCGACGGAAACCGCACGCTGACCGGATCGCTTTCCGTGGCCAATGCCGCTTTCTCCGCCTGGGCGGACCCGGTAACCGGCACCGGACCGGGAAGCGCGGAGGTTTCGCTTCGTCTGTCGCTGGTCCGGGACGGCCCCGAGGGCCCCTATGCGCCCTTCCGGGTGGGCATTGCCCCCCGGGACGAGGACGGGGTGACCCTGCAGTCCTACGACCTCGATCTGGACGGGGACGGGGGCGACGACCACGCCCTGGTGGATCGGACGGAGCTGCGTTACGGGCGCCTGTACATCCAGAATGCCCACGGGCCGGAAACCGAGAACCTGGAGGTTCCCGTTCTTGCCCAGTACTTCACCGGCACCCATTTCGAGCGGAACGTGCAGGACGGCTGCACGCCGCTCAGCCGCAGCGGGCAGTCCGGGACGGGACGGATCCGGCTGTCCGACGGGGGCGGGTGGGTCAACGCGGACCAGGCGGTGGGTCTCCGTGGGGGCAGTGGCGGGCAAACCGAGGGGACAGCCGTCACCGGAATCGACGGCGGCAACGGCATTCTTACCCTGCTGGCGCCCGGCGCGGGGAGTACGGGGTACGCGGAGGTCCGGGTGGAACTGGGTGCGCATCCCTGGCTGCGCGGCGACTGGGACAACGACGGCAGCCACTCGGATGATCCGGAGGCCCGCGCGGTATTTGGCCGCTACCGTGGGGATGACCGCATCCTCTACTGGCAGGAGATATTTCCCTAG